A region of Ammospiza nelsoni isolate bAmmNel1 chromosome 8, bAmmNel1.pri, whole genome shotgun sequence DNA encodes the following proteins:
- the C8H10orf105 gene encoding uncharacterized protein C10orf105 homolog — protein sequence MRGHHMHFGKMSSGNGTSPTPPVLGLLEPVPPSASSPEGTDWLPTIVGLVCIFLVLATLLTLVTLCHLRALGRSPWGPHEWLPQHPVDASQPQLRLWKRLGSLRSSISSFRRSQMVFQSTLACPRSFSSSQDGDIMESTKM from the exons ATGCGAGGTCACCACATGCATTTTG GGAAGATGAGCTCTGGCAACGGGACCTCTCCCACCCCACCTGTCCTTGGGCTCCTGGAGCCGGTGccacccagtgccagctcccCTGAGGGCACAGACTGGCTGCCCACCATCGTGGGGCTCGTCTGCATCTTCCTGGTGCTGGCCACCCTGCTGACCCTTGTCACCCTCTGTCACCTTCGGGCGCTGGGCCgctccccctggggtccccacgagtggctgccccagcaccccgTGGAtgccagccagccccagctgaggcTCTGGAAGCGCCTGGGCTCCCTGAGGAGCTCCATCAGCAGCTTCAGGAGGAGCCAGATGGTGTTTCAGAGCACCCTGGCCTGTCCCaggagcttctccagcagccagGACGGGGACATCATGGAGTCCACCAAAATGTGA